Proteins from one Cicer arietinum cultivar CDC Frontier isolate Library 1 chromosome 3, Cicar.CDCFrontier_v2.0, whole genome shotgun sequence genomic window:
- the LOC101500408 gene encoding uncharacterized protein — MEEEEQQQSFVTMDSILSRKLNFNAPLLSTKRLCDSSFAGSSCLSNSLDTLQNTRVPFSWEQAPGKPKDLKRGDGIDDGDTPRLRLPPCLWCPLKVAAEPDVDSADLAFDQDNGCDGDDDYDNNKKTDVFSDALDDLSLSEAFDIIQQSETAAHSDSNDGLRLKLEESRGDQSPTYLINRFLPDANALAASSVLHFTNDSNKKACDTWHHGLTGSGRNSCASASPKGCGLGFLFSWGMKNKFCAMKSPVLPCSTNAHQHSSNSKHKKHCSSIHKNHVLM, encoded by the coding sequence atggaagaagaagaacaacaacaaaGTTTCGTGACCATGGATTCGATACTTTCTAGAAAGTTAAACTTCAATGCGCCTCTTTTGTCAACGAAGCGTCTTTGTGATTCAAGTTTTGCAGGTTCATCATGCTTGTCAAATTCACTAGATACATTACAAAATACAAGAGTTCCATTTTCATGGGAACAAGCCCCAGGCAAGCCAAAAGACTTGAAGAGGGGTGATGGTATCGATGATGGAGACACCCCTCGCCTAAGACTTCCTCCTTGCCTCTGGTGTCCACTAAAAGTAGCAGCTGAACCTGATGTAGATAGTGCTGATCTTGCATTTGATCAAGACAATGGTTGTGATGGAGACGATGACtatgacaacaacaaaaagacTGATGTTTTCTCAGATGCGTTGGATGATTTATCTCTATCAGAAGCATTTGACATTATCCAACAATCAGAGACAGCAGCTCATAGTGACAGCAACGACGGCTTGAGATTAAAGCTTGAAGAATCTCGTGGTGATCAATCTCCAACGTACTTGATCAATCGCTTTCTTCCTGATGCCAATGCATTAGCTGCATCATCTGTTTTACATTTTACCAATGATTCCAACAAGAAAGCTTGTGATACTTGGCATCATGGTCTCACAGGTTCAGGTAGAAATTCATGTGCTTCTGCTTCTCCAAAGGGTTGTGGCTTGGGATTTCTATTTTCTTGGGGTATGAAGAATAAGTTTTGTGCTATGAAAAGCCCTGTTCTGCCATGCTCTACAAATGCACATCAGCACAGTTCTAATTCTAAACATAAGAAACATTGTTCATCAATCCATAAAAACCATGTACTGATGTGA
- the LOC101500718 gene encoding protein NODULATION SIGNALING PATHWAY 2-like, giving the protein MYQPEILQSPWLFYEDIDSSSTFDHHHHQIIHESYGFTNHVDDYDPSYGIIIDDHVDDDGFNTLLTTSENSTSTIFTNDHIQFEFDEQTFQLPSLMDLDPFDSILTPQIDDSIFHDHGYQQESESSFLSQNFPSDHASWSPSSTISMKSQFSSNQPSLNLPQQNMEIENHVSLPHLMEAHGEALEQGQKQLAEIILKCISQKVTSPLGESLETLAFYLSQHVTKHVDYLKGEAYKNFEACFKALYQGNLVGKVAHFASISSILEAAMLEDCDVIHVIDFCIGNGIQWPFLLEAVSKMNKTLKLTSIKWCDDESFEKSQWNFDDTKRNLYEQAKSCGLKLKVEEKGLEELVFEIKRINKRGLKKEFLAFNLMIGLPHMRMVRNKRKNGLMFLKVAKDLIKNFGIKGMITFGDGDAFEKLKNCLNFKSFFEGNLVHYKALLESIESQFSAQFLEARTACEVLFVAPCVSSLDWLKTWEEMKSDCEIEDEIGLEGSGLSKNVLMEVGEVLRGSESSYEIRNEGQNVNQLVLEWKGTQLLRFSIWKN; this is encoded by the coding sequence ATGTATCAGCCAGAGATTCTTCAATCTCCCTGGCTATTCTATGAAGACATAGACTCATCATCAACTTttgatcatcatcatcatcaaattaTTCATGAGTCCTATGGCTTTACAAACCATGTTGATGACTATGATCCATCATATGGCATCATCATAGATGACcatgttgatgatgatggatTCAATACTCTATTGACCACTTCAGAAAATAGTACTTCAACCATATTCACCAATGATCATATccaatttgaatttgatgaacAAACCTTTCAACTTCCATCACTCATGGATTTAGATCCTTTTGATTCCATTTTAACTCCTCAAATTGATGATTCTATTTTTCATGATCATGGTTACCAACAAGAAAGTGAAAGTAGCTTCCTTTCACAAAATTTTCCTAGTGATCATGCATCATGGAGTCCAAGTTCAACAATTTCAATGAAATCACAATTTTCCTCAAATCAACCATCACTAAACTTGCCACAACAAAACATGGAAATTGAAAACCATGTGAGTCTTCCACACTTAATGGAAGCACATGGAGAAGCCTTAGAACAAGGACAAAAACAACTAGCTGAAATTATCTTGAAGTGTATAAGCCAAAAAGTTACTTCTCCACTTGGTGAATCCCTTGAAACTCTTgcattttatttatctcaacATGTTACAAAACATGTTGATTATCTTAAAGGTGAGGCCTATAAAAACTTTGAAGCTTGTTTCAAAGCACTTTATCAAGGGAATCTAGTTGGAAAAGTTGCTCACTTTGCATCTATTTCTTCAATTCTTGAGGCTGCCATGTTAGAAGATTGTGATGTTATACATGTGATTGATTTTTGTATTGGAAATGGAATTCAATGGCCTTTTTTATTGGAGGCTGTTTCAAAGATGAACAAAACATTGAAATTGACATCAATTAAATGGTGTGAtgatgaaagttttgaaaaaagtCAATGGAATTTTGATGATACAAAAAGGAACCTTTATGAGCAAGCTAAATCATGTGGTTTGAAATTGAAGGTTGAGGAGAAGGGGTTGGAGGAATTGGTTTTTGAGATCAAAAGAATAAACAAAAGGGGTTTGAAAAAAGAGTTTTTGGCTTTCAATTTGATGATTGGTCTACCTCATATGAGAATGGtaagaaacaaaagaaaaaatggtTTGATGTTTTTGAAGGTAGCTAAGgatttaataaaaaactttGGAATCAAGGGAATGATTACTTTTGGTGATGGTGATGCATTTGAgaaacttaaaaattgtttgaattttaagtcattttttgaAGGGAATTTGGTTCATTACAAGGCTTTGTTGGAATCAATTGAGTCACAATTTTCAGCTCAATTTTTAGAAGCTAGAACTGCTTGTGAAGTGTTGTTTGTGGCACCTTGTGTTTCTTCTCTTGATTGGTTGAAAACATGGGAAGAGATGAAAAGTGACTGTGAAATTGAAGATGAGATTGGATTAGAGGGTAGTGGATTGAGCAAAAATGTTTTGATGGAAGTTGGAGAAGTTTTGAGAGGAAGTGAAAGTTCATATGAGATAAGAAATGAAGGGCAAAATGTCAATCAACTTGTTTTGGAATGGAAAGGAACTCAACTATTAAGATTTTCCATTtggaaaaactaa